GCCCAGCCTTTGTTCCCTGACACCCCAGCCTGAGCAGGGCCCATCTGTGCCTCTTTCATTCATTCCCTGGTGAACATTAAACTCACTGCAGGCTGGGGTGTGCAGGAGGCTGCAGAGCTCAGACCATGAGCAGATTCAGGAGGTCAGGGCCCCGAGTCCGCCCTCATGTTGCCCTGGGACCAATGagagcctggaaaaaaaaattacattttcctctGCACCCCAGGCAATGTCAATTATCTGGGAAGAGTTGTCCTTGTGCAGGATTTGAGAGGTCATttaaaagggttaaaaaaaacaaaaacagtaccctagaacttaaagtttaataaaacaaaaacaaaaacaaaaaccgagAGAATACTATAGACCTCTTGGAAAATCATCCTTCCCAGTTTCATGGCTAGAGTTACTTCTCAAACTTTGTAAGTTATTACTTCTCCATTGAGTAGCAAGTTGTATTCTCTAGTTATGAGACACAGTAGTGTTTAAGTTAAGCGATGACGTCACAAAGCTAAGTTGTTCGTAGAATAAAGTTTGGAAAGATGGAGGTTGTAGAATTAAGAAATCATATATCAAGCTTGGCAcggtgtctcatgtctgtaatcccagcactttgggaggcctaggcagggggatcacttgagcccaggagttcgagaccggcctgggcaacatggcacaaccccgtctctacaaaaaatacaaaaattggctgagcatAGTGTCGCGcacctgtctgtagtcccagctagggctgaggtgggaggatcactggagcctggaaggttgaggttgcagtgagccaacattgtgccactgcactccagcctggatgacagagtagtaagaccctgtctccaaaacaaataataataataatttaatttaaaaataaaaaaataaaatcacatgtcatgtatctttctttcttgctctgtttccttAGGATGCGGACAACAAAGTAGAGAGGATTTGGGGGGATTGTACGGTCAGGAAGAAGTACTCTCATGTGGACCTGGTGGTGATGGTAGATGGCTTTGAAGGCGAAAAGGGGGCCGTGGTGGCTGGGAGTCGAGGGTACTTCTTGAAGGTAAGAGCTGGGAGCCAGTGAGGACAGgattataaagaagaaacaaaaattttttttttgttttgttttggcggAGAGACATAACCTACTTAAAGAGGCCCCCAAATCTACCAGTTGTACTCGCCTTTCTGCAAATGTATTGGCAATTAGATGCAATTCTCTTTCTAAAGCAAGAGAGGCCTTATCAGGATTCCATAGAACAAAAGCCACTAAGTGGTCCTCCATAATGAATGTATGTTTTGCTGACTGAATCAGAACAGTCTCTGCCTTTAAGTAGCTCAGTATAATTGGATAGTCAGACAAGTAACAAAGAATCAAAATCCACTGTCAGAAGCACTGTGGTTTGTGTAGGCCCAAAGTGCTTTGAGAACATCAAGAGAATTCTCTTAACTGTGTGTCTGGATAGTTCGCTGGGCTTCAGTGTTCAGAATGAATCTCAAGGTTCAGAATGTCAGTTGCTGTGAtctgtggtctttttttttgGCCTCCTGTGTGCCCCTGGGTAGTCCTGTTCTGTCGGCCTAGGTGCCTTTGGGTGTCAGTGCTAGCTGAACATGACAGTGACAAGACGCAGTCACACAGTTCTGTGTCTCTGCTCCTCTAGGGGGTCCTGGTGTTCCTGGAACAGGCTCTCATCCAGTATGCCCTTCGCACCTTAGGAAGTCGGGGCTACACTCCCATTTATACCCCCTTTTTCATGAGGAAGGAGGTCATGCAGGAGGTGGCACAGCTCAGCCAGTTTGATGAAGAACTGTATAAGGTGAGTAGCCTGGGTCAGGTGGCAGAATGACTTAAGTTATGTAGCTTAACTTCAGTGATGCAGAGTGGTGCTGTCCAATAGGACTTTCTGCGATGATGGAAACGTTCTGTATCTGTGACtcttgagcacttaaaatgtgggtGGTACAACGGAGGaagcacattttttattttaattaattttaacttaaaCATGTAGCTAATGACTACCATATTAGACAGTGCAGCTGCACAGCCTCTTTTACCTTTCCCTGGGTAATCTGTATGATGAATCTAAATCCAGTATACTTCAACACCATGAGCTTAGAAAAGAAGCCCATTCCTTGGGTGCTTGGACAAAAGGAAATTACAGTAGTGGCCCTGATCTCTTAGCCCGCTTCCCATGTCCTCCCACTCCTAACCCCAGACTGGAAGCTTCCACAGGGTGAGACATACTTGCCTTGGGATGGAGGTGGCTTCCAGTTTGTGGCTCCTTCTCAACCAGGGGCCATGTCAGGGAGAGCCAGACAATTCAAGTCAGGGTTCAGAAGGTCATTCTGATCAACTGGCTCTAACACCAATAACAGCACCCCACTCTGTGTTTGGCACTCAAGATTTCTAGAGCGTCTCTGCTAACAGCTGTCCAATGCAGCAGTGTCTACTATTCGTTTGCCCCTCCCTTTCAACTCTTCTGTCAGAAATAGAGACTTAGTTCCTACTGGCTTATTTCCTCTCCAGACAGTGGAGGTAGAGTTAGACAACTGCTGTTGGACTCATCTAATTTATATAGGGAGATAGTTCAGTAATTAGAAGAATCTTTCCATTGTTTCTGTTGATGAGGTACAGTTAAGTTTTCATTCAAGACGCACTGGGAAACAAAATGTTCTCCCTAAACCCTGAGCATTAGTATAACCTTgacctcctccctctctgcttTCTGTTAACGAAGGGAGGAATGTGTTCCTTTACTGGCTAAAACctgttttaccttttctttctttttctaatttcaacCCGTAAGATTAGGTAATCATTAAAGAACATTAGAAATATCCACTGCAGGTAACACTAGGGAGAAAGCTATGTGGAGTATTATGGAAATCGTTAGGTAGCCGGTGCTCCCTGAGTCCTGCATTCTCCATCTCTCATCCAGATGCTTCTTGGACCCACAGGCAGGAAGAATCACAGGTTTCAATAGTGAAGAATTTTGGCTGGTACTTCTTGTCTGATAAAAACCTCAGTTCTGTGAGAATGAATATAGCGCTGCCCAATAGAACTCTCTGcactgatggaaatgttctgagtCTGCATGATCCAGCATGGCAGCCATGAGCCACGTGTGACTTGAGCACTGAAAATGTGGCTGATGCAACTGAGgaactaaattttaatttaatttaatttgtttttatttttatttttgtgattaatttcctatatagagacagggtctcactatgttgcccaaactgatttcaaactcctgggctcaagtaatccgcccgcctcagccttccaaagtgtcgggattataggtgtgagccacgacgcccagcccaatttaatttgttttttttatttttatttttttttgaaacgaagtcttgctctgtcgcccgggctggagtgcagtggccagatctcagctcactgaaagctccgcctcccgggtccaagccattctcctgcctcagcctcccgagtagctgggactacaggcgcccgccacctcgcccggctagtttttttgtatttttagtagagacggggtttcactgtgttagccaggatggtctcgatctcctgacctcgtgatccgcctatcttggcctcccaaagtgctgggattacaggcttgagccaccacgcccggctagccCAATTTAATTTGAATGGTCATATGTGGCTGGCTGTACCATATTAGGCTGCACAGCCCTTGAGCTTTCCTGTGTTGTATGTGAATGGCCCCACAGTGGCTACATTCCTACTGCCAGGTAGCAAGGTAGTTTTCCAGGCTGTAAACACTGACCCAGAGGAACCTTtcttcgtttttttcttttttttaattaaaatactgctacataacagaaaatttagaaatggcAGAGGGAATTACCTGCTTTCCCATTGACCTAATATAACGATTGTCATCTTAAAATATTCACTTCgggatttttttcatatatatgttgtTTTCACATACTTACAATTGCCATGTACATAAGTTGCCTTTTTACttagcattattttttatttttatttttatttatgtatttattttttgagacagagtctcactctgttgcccaggctggagtgcagtggaatgatcttggctcactacaacctctgcctcccgggttcaagtgattctcgtgccttagcctcccgagtagctgggattacaggcgtcgccaccatacctggctgatttttttttttttttttttgagatggtgtctcactctttcacccaggctagagtgaagtgccataatctcggctcactgcggcctccacccaccaagttcaagcgattatcctgcctcaccctcctaagtagctgggactacaggcatccaccaccatgcccggctaattttttttttttttttgtatttttagtagagacggggtttccccatgttggccaggctggtctccagctcctgacttcaggtgaaccacccacctcggcctccaaagtgctgggattacaggcgtgagccatcgcacccggccacacctggctaatttttgtatttttagtagagatggggtttcaccaagttggccaggctggtcttgaactcctgacctcaggtgatctgcctgcctaggcctcccaaagtgctgggattgcaggcatgagccaccatgcccggcggcCTTTTTATGTAGCATTAtatcaaaagtatttttcttttttttttttttttttttttttttgagacggagtctcgctctgtcgcccgggctggagtgcagcggccggatctcagctcactgcaagctccgcctcccgggtttacgccattctcctgcctcagcctcccgagtagctgggaccacaggcgcccgccacctcacctggctagttttttgtattttttagtagagacggggtttcaccgtgttagccaggatggtctcgatctcctgaccttgtgatccgcccgtctcggcctcccaaagtgctgggattacaggcttgagccaccgcgcccggcctgcattatTTTCTTTAGCTGAACAGCAAAATACATTCTTTAAGAATCATAACCACTAACCTATAAGCACCAAGAAAGCAGGGACTGGTGTCCCTTTTTGCTCCACATTGGTGTTTAGTAAACGCCTCGCAAGGATTAATTTATGTAGCTACCAGCACAGATATATTGCACACCTGCCAGCATTGACCATTATTTATCATGGCTGAGTTTTCCTTATTATATAAGTtgaaaacagctgggcatggtggctcacgcctgtaatcccagcattttgggaggctgaggcaggtggatcacctgaggtcaggagttccagatcagcttggccaacatggtgaaaccttgtctttactaacagtacaaaaattagccaggcatggtggtgcatgcctgtaatcgcagctactcaggaggctgaggcgggagaatcgcttgaacctgggaggtagaggttgcagtgagccgagattgtgccactgcactccagtctgggcaacagagtgagactctgtctcaaaagaaaaaaaaaagataagtggaaaatattctttcctcttaatttacatttctttgatctCTATCCAGGACCCCATTGTGGACTGAccctttcctttatctttttagtattctctccccactcccaggcaGGGATTAAAGGAAGTTTTTCCTGCACTATCACTGATATCTTTCTTGTGGTTTCTTATTCTAGCCAAGGTCCTCCCCTCTTCCTCTTAACTGGTATAGCTCCTTCCTTCCACAGGTGATTGGCAAAGGCAGTGAAAAGTCTGATGACAACTCCTATGATGAGAAGTACCTGATTGCCACCTCAGAGCAGCCCATCGCTGCCCTGCACCGGGATGAGTGGCTCCGGCCGGAGGACCTGCCCATCAAGTATGCTGGCCTGTCTACCTGCTTCCGTCaggaggtgggctcccatggccgtGACACCCGTGGCATCTTCCGAGTCCATCAGTTTGAGAAGGTGAGTAGATGAGTCAGGGTAAGGAGTggacctttctctctctccagaagGGTTAGACGAGAGATGGGATCTGTGTTGCTGAGGCCCATCCTGGCTCCAGCTTTTCCTCTCATTGCTTACCTCTGTGTTTCTGGGGAAGTGCGTGGTGGAGTGGCGTGGAGTATGGACCCAGAAACCAGGCTGTGGCTTTGCCACTCACCAGCTGTCTAACATTGGGCAAAATACATAAGCCCCCAGTGCTCCACTTCTGCGTTTGTATGAAGAGGATAACAGTAACGGTGCCTGCCTCACCACGCCTATTGTGGCCTATTGTGGCCTATTGTGAGGATTATCCCCGTCAATATATATAAAGCACTCAGAACAGGGCTGGCATGCATATGGGAAGCTCGCGCCATAAGCATTTGCTTTTGTGGTCCAGTCCCAGATGCTGGGGACCCAGCCTTGCCTGCCTCCCAGTGGTGTGGAAACGGGTCTTCATGGCAAGGATGTCTCCCACTGCAGTCCTTTATTCACCCTATACCGCTGTCACCATCTCCTTGGGTCCCTCTCTGCAGATTGAACAGTTTGTGTACTCATCACCGCATGACAACAAGTCGTGGGAGATGTTTGAAGAGATGATTACCACCGCAGAGGAGTTCTACCAGTCCCTGGGCATTCCTTACCACATCGTGAATATTGTCTCAGGTATGGGACCCAGcctcttcccagcctccctttccTGCATCCCACAGACGCCACCCTCACCAGCTGAGCTGCCACACAGAGAAACAGATCACAAGTCGACTCATTGCccacattaattaaaatattacccTTTTCTCACTGGGGAGTATTTGGTGTTAAGAAtatctgaggccgggcgcggtggctcacgcctgtaatcccagcactttgggaggccaagacgggcagatcacgaggtcaggagatcgagactatcctggctaacatggtgaaactccgtctctactaaaaatacaaaaaactagccgggcgaggtggcaggcgcctgtagtcccagctactcgggaggctgaggcaggagaatggcgtaaatccgggaggcggagcttgcagtgagctgggatccagtcactgcactccagcctgggcgacagagtgagactccatctcaaaaaaaaaaagaatatctggaTGTGATTTCACTTCTGGAGACAGGACATGAATTAAAGAATTCTCCAGGCTTGCTAAAGGTTAGCCTTCTGAAATACCATCCCTCCTTCATGAGTTCTAGGGGTTTTTCCTTACAGGTTCTTTGAATCATGCTGCCAGTAAGAAGCTTGACCTGGAGGCCTGGTTTCCGGGCTCAGGAGCCTTCCGTGAGTTGGTCTCCTGTTCTAATTGCACGGATTACCAGGCTCGCCGGCTTCGAATCCGATATGGGCAAACCAAGAAGATGATGGACAAGGTAGATGGACCCCAGGGAGGTGGGAAGCAGAGCCTTCAGTACACGGCCCGTCCATCTTATTTCTCAGCCTCTGGGGTGCACTGGTCCCCAGCATCATGGGAAAATCTGAGCTTCTCAATCTAGACCAAAAAGGGAATCTGAAAATGCCTTGTACTGAGTCAGGACTGAGTTCTTTTAGCTAGAAACCTGAATCTAGCTCTCTTCTATAAAGTAATTctagcttttctctttctggctGTTTTTCTTAACTCCAGAGAAAGAATAATCTCCATTTATCTACACAGAACAAGTTGGAGGCTTCCCTCTTCTCACCCAAGAAGATCTGGGTTGTAAGCTGTTCTCTTCAAACCCAATTTTCAGGCCCTACTCTTTTCCAAGTCAGGGGCTTGAAAGGGGTGAAAAGGAAAGGCCACAATAGTAGTTTCTTCCTTCCCTCAAAGGGCCCAACTCCTCAAAATACCAGAAGCTACCACTTGTCACTCATGGAGACATGAGGGATCTTTCTGCAGTTATCTAACAGGCAATAAATACCAAAtaattcaaattcagaaaaaagtTGCTAAGGGGTCGAACCCATCATTTTGATTTGGACAGTTGTGGTTGGGGAAGTCTGGTTGCATGGATGGTTCCTGGCCGTCCGTAAGAACAGCTGAGAGTTGAGCCCGACTTCCCCTCTGGGACCCTGTCTTCCCAGGTGGAGTTTGTCCATATGCTCAATGCTACCATGTGCGCCACTACCCGTACCATCTGCGCCATCCTGGAGAACTACCAGACAGAGAAGGGCATCACTGTGCCTGAGAAATTGAAGGAGTTCATGCCGCCAGGTAAAACTCCCAGCTCATCTCATCACCCTCCTCTTTTCTGTCTTCACACTCTTCAAAATAGCAGGCCCCTTTCAGGTATACCAGGTTTTTTTGTTCGGACACAGCCCCTGAAACTCTTATCTGCCCTCTcgggctgggcagggcagggggccTGGTTGAGAAAGTAGCCAGTGCAGGTATGATACTGAAATGCTGCTATGATTCAGACtagggaagaaaagaataaaggaaaccGGTGCCTATCAAAGGGACCCCTCTGTTCAAAGGGATCATTGTCTTGTTGAACTCTCCCCAGAGGTCTTAGAGCTTTGACTCGCTGAGAAAGAATAGGTCATTTGGTTGACTCTTCCCTCCCAGGACTGCAAGAACTGATCCCCTTTGTGAAGCCTGCACCCATTGACCAGGAGCCATCCAAGAAGCAGAAGAAGCAACATGAGGGCAGCAAAAAGAAAGCGGCAGCAAGAGACGTCACCCTAGAAAGCAGGCTGCAGAACATGGAGGTCACCGATGCCTGAACATTCCTGCGTCCCtgtttgctttcatttctgtCCGCTGAGATCTCAGAGCCTGCCCAACAGCAGGGAAGCCAAGCACCCATTCATCGCCCTGCCCCCATCTGACTGTGTAGCTGAGAGGGGAGCAGTGCCGTGTACCACACAGATGTTCCTGTCTCATTGCATGGGCAGAGGAACCCATCACTGATGACTGATGAAACCATGGAATAAAGCATCTCTGGGGAGGGCTTAGGACTCTTCCTCAGTCTTCTTCCTGGGGCTTGAACCCCGCCCCTGACGGTTCTCCCTGATACACCCTTCTGCTTTTCCTTCCAAATTAGGCTGTCCCTCCAGTTAGCAAGTCACAGAGCCTTTGAACAGGTAGGTGAAGGGAGGGGTACACTTAGAAAAGGCTCAAGGGGCAGGTGGAAAATGGAGTCTGAATCACACAAGCTTGCAGGGCAAGGGCCAGGATCCTCCTTTACAAATATGTTCCTGCTTGAAATCATTGAGGTAGGACTGGCTTAGAGCCAGAACTGTTTTAAAAGCCTCTTAGCACTTCtgatccctacaaaggactccgTGGAAAGGGACAGACTGTATTTAATCCAGAAGAGCCCCTAGCTTCTACCCCTAGCACAGGTTG
The genomic region above belongs to Piliocolobus tephrosceles isolate RC106 chromosome 1, ASM277652v3, whole genome shotgun sequence and contains:
- the SARS1 gene encoding serine--tRNA ligase, cytoplasmic isoform X1, producing the protein MLPSRTVTCQQLTAVPSWKARMWKTTSSLPARSHSLGRSNHLPPRFRADNLNKLKNLCSKTIGEKMKKKEPVEDDESVPENVLNFDDLTADALANLKVSQIKKVRLLIDEAILKCDAERIKLEAERFENLREIGNLLHPSVPISNDEDADNKVERIWGDCTVRKKYSHVDLVVMVDGFEGEKGAVVAGSRGYFLKGVLVFLEQALIQYALRTLGSRGYTPIYTPFFMRKEVMQEVAQLSQFDEELYKVIGKGSEKSDDNSYDEKYLIATSEQPIAALHRDEWLRPEDLPIKYAGLSTCFRQEVGSHGRDTRGIFRVHQFEKIEQFVYSSPHDNKSWEMFEEMITTAEEFYQSLGIPYHIVNIVSGSLNHAASKKLDLEAWFPGSGAFRELVSCSNCTDYQARRLRIRYGQTKKMMDKVEFVHMLNATMCATTRTICAILENYQTEKGITVPEKLKEFMPPGLQELIPFVKPAPIDQEPSKKQKKQHEGSKKKAAARDVTLESRLQNMEVTDA
- the SARS1 gene encoding serine--tRNA ligase, cytoplasmic isoform X2, whose protein sequence is MKKKEPVEDDESVPENVLNFDDLTADALANLKVSQIKKVRLLIDEAILKCDAERIKLEAERFENLREIGNLLHPSVPISNDEDADNKVERIWGDCTVRKKYSHVDLVVMVDGFEGEKGAVVAGSRGYFLKGVLVFLEQALIQYALRTLGSRGYTPIYTPFFMRKEVMQEVAQLSQFDEELYKVIGKGSEKSDDNSYDEKYLIATSEQPIAALHRDEWLRPEDLPIKYAGLSTCFRQEVGSHGRDTRGIFRVHQFEKIEQFVYSSPHDNKSWEMFEEMITTAEEFYQSLGIPYHIVNIVSGSLNHAASKKLDLEAWFPGSGAFRELVSCSNCTDYQARRLRIRYGQTKKMMDKVEFVHMLNATMCATTRTICAILENYQTEKGITVPEKLKEFMPPGLQELIPFVKPAPIDQEPSKKQKKQHEGSKKKAAARDVTLESRLQNMEVTDA